A window of the Neofelis nebulosa isolate mNeoNeb1 chromosome 13, mNeoNeb1.pri, whole genome shotgun sequence genome harbors these coding sequences:
- the NPY4R2 gene encoding neuropeptide Y receptor type 4-2, with protein sequence MNISHFLALLLPGSPQGQNRSRSRSIPYNFSDHCQDSLDPMVFIVVSYSIETIVGVLGNLCLICVTIRQKEKTNVTNLLIANLAFSDFLMCLICQPLTAIYTIMDYWVFGEALCKMSAFIQCMSVTVSILSLVLVALERHQLIINPTGWKPSISQAYLGIVVIWLIACLLSLPFLVNSVLQNVFHKNHSKAVEFLLDKVVCTESWSLYHHRIIYTTSLLLFQYCMPLAFILVCYVRIYRHLRKRKQVFRKGTYSSRAWQMKRINGILVAMVVAFTVLWLPLHVFNSLEDWYHEAIPICYGNFIFLVCHLLAMASTCVNPFIYGFLNTNFKKEIKALVLTCQQSAPVEEYEHLPLSTVHTEVSKGSLRLSGRSNPI encoded by the coding sequence ATGAACATCTCTCACTTCCTGGCCTTGCTGCTCCCAGGATCCCCACAGGGTCAAAACAGGAGCAGGTCAAGGAGCATTCCATACAACTTCTCTGACCACTGCCAGGATTCTCTGGACCCGATGGTCTTTATTGTTGTCTCTTATAGCATCGAGACTATTGTGGGGGTCCTGGGCAACCTCTGCTTGATATGTGTGACCAttaggcagaaagagaagaccaATGTGACCAACCTGCTCATTGCCAACctggctttctctgactttctCATGTGCCTCATCTGCCAACCACTCACGGCCATATACACTATTATGGACTACTGGGTCTTTGGGGAGGCCCTTTGCAAGATGTCAGCATTCATCCAGTGTATGTCGGTGACAGTCTCCATCCTTTCGCTTGTCCTTGTGGCCCTGGAGAGGCATCAGCTCATCATCAACCCAACAGGCTGGAAGCCCAGCATCTCCCAGGCCTACCTGGGGATCGTGGTCATCTGGCTCAtcgcctgccttctctccctgcccttcctggtcAACAGTGTCCTACAGAATGTCTTTCACAAGAACCACTCCAAGGCTGTGGAGTTTCTGTTAGATAAGGTGGTCTGTACAGAGTCCTGGTCGCTGTACCACCACCGCATCATCTACACCACCTCCCTGCTGCTCTTCCAGTACTGCATGCCCCTGGCCTTCATCCTGGTCTGCTACGTCCGCATCTACCGGCACCTGCGGAAGAGGAAGCAGGTGTTCCGCAAGGGCACCTACAGCTCGCGGGCTTGGCAGATGAAGAGGATCAATGGCATCCTTGTGGCGATGGTGGTTGCCTTCACCGTGCTCTGGCTGCCGCTGCATGTGTTCAACAGTCTAGAGGACTGGTACCATGAGGCCATCCCCATCTGTTATGGCAACTTCATCTTCTTGGTGTGCCATCTGCTTGCCATGGCCTCTACCTGTGTCAACCCTTTCATTTATGGCTTTCTCAACACCAACTTCAAGAAGGAGATCAAGGCCTTGGTGCTGACATGTCAGCAGAGTGCCCCCGTGGAAGAGTATGAGCATCTGCCCCTATCCACAGTGCACACGGAAGTCTCCAAAGGGTCTCTGAGGCTCAGTGGCAGGTCCAACCCCATTTAG